A section of the Amycolatopsis sp. AA4 genome encodes:
- a CDS encoding isochorismatase family protein, with product MPAIAPYAMPAAEDVPENIAQWRFDPGRAVLLVHDMQRYFLSPFTEGAAPRTELVRNCAALRGRCAELGVPVVYTAQPGGMSESERGLLKDFWGPGMTVEPADREVVDELAPAPGDVVFTKWRYSAFHRTGLLELLRDLDRDQLVICGVYAHVGCLMTACEAFSHDVQPFLVADAVADFSSEYHRMALRYAAERCAATPTTAALLSHVDSQMVTAGSGG from the coding sequence GTGCCAGCGATCGCACCGTACGCGATGCCCGCTGCGGAGGACGTGCCGGAGAACATCGCCCAGTGGCGGTTCGACCCAGGCCGGGCGGTCTTGCTCGTGCACGATATGCAGCGCTATTTTCTGTCGCCGTTCACCGAGGGAGCCGCACCGCGCACCGAACTGGTGCGCAACTGCGCGGCGCTGCGCGGCCGCTGTGCGGAACTCGGCGTCCCCGTCGTGTACACCGCGCAGCCAGGCGGGATGTCGGAATCGGAACGCGGGCTGCTCAAAGACTTCTGGGGGCCGGGCATGACGGTGGAACCGGCGGACCGCGAAGTCGTCGACGAGCTCGCCCCCGCACCGGGCGACGTGGTGTTCACCAAGTGGCGTTACAGCGCCTTTCACCGCACCGGGTTGCTCGAGTTGCTGCGCGACCTCGACCGCGATCAGCTGGTGATCTGCGGGGTGTACGCGCACGTCGGCTGCCTGATGACCGCGTGCGAGGCTTTTTCCCACGACGTCCAGCCTTTCCTGGTCGCGGACGCCGTCGCCGATTTCTCCTCCGAATACCATCGGATGGCTCTGCGCTACGCGGCCGAGCGGTGTGCCGCGACCCCGACCACCGCCGCGCTGTTGTCGCATGTGGACAGTCAGATGGTCACCGCGGGTTCTGGTGGATGA
- a CDS encoding 12-oxophytodienoate reductase, with amino-acid sequence MRSAFEPAELFGSILKNRIAMAPMTRSRAYGAGQTPGPGAVEYYTQRASAGLMVSEGMHPNPHGQGEPDTPGMYTAEQAQAWLPVTAPVQARDTLFFAQLMHSGRVGHPENNPQGLQPVAPSAVPAPGEIYTHRGRQPHPCPRALTVAEIDQTVRDFATAAGLALDAGFDGVTLHAGNGYLLHEFLAENTNLRTDGYGGSLSARLRFVVEVVEAVCSVVPPHRVLLHLTPAKVGTDIVEGDSLALYDALLAALPTALGGLSVFETGRRDLTWRLRERWPGPFVLNPHENYGNGAIPAGPADLPLIDDGLADVLSFGRLFLANPDLPARLRAGGPFNEPDRGTFYGGGAAGYTDYPALHTTDAQ; translated from the coding sequence GTGCGCTCCGCCTTCGAGCCCGCCGAATTGTTCGGCTCGATCTTGAAGAACCGCATCGCGATGGCTCCGATGACCCGCAGCCGGGCCTACGGCGCGGGCCAGACGCCGGGGCCGGGGGCAGTCGAGTACTACACCCAGCGCGCGAGCGCTGGACTGATGGTCTCCGAGGGCATGCACCCCAACCCGCATGGGCAAGGCGAACCCGACACGCCTGGCATGTACACCGCGGAACAAGCCCAAGCATGGCTGCCGGTGACCGCCCCGGTCCAAGCCCGGGACACCCTCTTCTTCGCTCAGCTCATGCATTCCGGCCGGGTCGGTCATCCGGAGAACAATCCGCAGGGGCTTCAACCGGTGGCGCCGTCGGCGGTGCCGGCTCCCGGCGAGATCTACACGCATCGCGGCCGCCAGCCGCACCCGTGCCCCCGCGCGCTGACGGTCGCTGAGATCGACCAGACCGTGCGCGACTTCGCGACCGCGGCGGGCCTGGCGCTCGACGCGGGATTCGACGGGGTGACGTTGCACGCGGGCAACGGATATCTCCTCCACGAGTTCCTCGCCGAGAACACCAATCTCCGGACCGACGGCTACGGCGGTTCCCTGTCGGCACGGTTGCGCTTCGTCGTGGAAGTCGTCGAGGCGGTCTGCTCAGTCGTCCCGCCGCACCGGGTTCTGCTGCACCTCACGCCCGCGAAGGTCGGCACGGACATTGTCGAAGGCGATTCCCTTGCCCTCTACGACGCCCTGCTCGCCGCCCTGCCCACCGCTCTCGGCGGGCTGAGCGTCTTCGAAACCGGACGACGGGACCTCACCTGGCGGCTGCGCGAACGCTGGCCGGGTCCGTTCGTGCTGAACCCGCACGAGAACTACGGCAACGGCGCGATCCCGGCGGGCCCGGCGGACCTGCCGTTGATCGACGACGGGCTCGCCGACGTCCTGTCCTTCGGGAGGCTGTTCCTGGCCAACCCCGACCTGCCTGCCCGTCTCCGGGCAGGCGGCCCGTTCAACGAACCGGATCGCGGCACTTTCTACGGCGGCGGCGCCGCCGGATACACCGATTACCCCGCCTTGCACACCACGGATGCCCAGTGA
- a CDS encoding LmbU family transcriptional regulator, translating to MVQDTATLDGNGNGSRTAFGVALPGLAVTASPVGLRFEAELSLPSWCRLGSHMTQLGTAAAWWIGDWLVYGQDRYKDRYRLSMSEHSLDYQTLRNYAWVSRHVHLSRRRRGLSFQHHAEVARLPAEQQTRWLLAAEQHGWSRNTLRDQLRGRTGGARPVSLRIDAPPQRKRRWEEAAQAAGQSLTAWVISRLDEATGA from the coding sequence GTGGTACAAGACACCGCAACACTGGACGGCAACGGCAACGGTTCCCGGACCGCATTCGGCGTCGCGCTGCCCGGGCTCGCCGTGACGGCCAGTCCGGTCGGGCTGCGTTTCGAAGCGGAGCTCAGCCTGCCCTCCTGGTGCCGGCTCGGCTCGCACATGACTCAGCTGGGCACCGCGGCCGCATGGTGGATCGGCGATTGGCTCGTCTACGGCCAAGACCGGTACAAGGATCGCTACCGGCTCAGCATGTCCGAACATTCGCTGGACTACCAGACGCTGCGCAACTACGCGTGGGTTTCCCGCCATGTCCACCTGTCCCGGCGGCGCCGGGGCCTGAGTTTCCAACATCACGCCGAAGTCGCCCGGCTGCCCGCGGAGCAGCAGACCAGGTGGCTTCTCGCCGCGGAACAACACGGCTGGTCCCGCAACACTTTGCGGGACCAGCTGCGCGGCCGCACCGGCGGGGCACGGCCGGTGTCGTTGCGCATCGACGCTCCTCCGCAGCGCAAACGACGGTGGGAGGAAGCCGCCCAAGCCGCCGGGCAGAGCCTTACCGCGTGGGTGATCAGCAGGCTCGACGAGGCGACCGGCGCTTGA
- a CDS encoding peptide MFS transporter — MSTPIDAQADTRFFGHPRGLANLFGVEMWERFSFYGMQGILAIYLYHSVAAGGLGQPEAAATSIVGAYGGLVYLSTIVAAWVADRLLGSERTLFFSALLVMAGHIALAVVPGLAGVGIGLVCVALGSGGIKGNATALVGTLYAEKDPRRDGGFSLFYMGINLGALVGPLITGWVQQEIGFHLGFGVAALGMAIGLVQYSLGRRNLPDAARTVPNPLPAGQRGGAVGVGLAVVAVVFVAVLLGWVTAGNLATVTALVITAGSIVLFAILLTSRKVTRIERRRVVSFIPMFVASVVFWSLYQQQFTVVAIYADKRLDRDLFGWTMPVSWVNTINPVFIVVFAGVFAALWTRLGDRQPATPIKFALGTGLMGVAFLLFLPTADSATRTPLLMLVLILFVFTLAELNLSPVGLSLSTKLAPEAYPAQMVALFFLSVALGSALSGALAGYYSLDNETPYFGILGGIAVLVGLLIAAASPMIRKLMSGVR; from the coding sequence GTGAGCACCCCGATCGACGCCCAGGCCGACACCAGATTCTTCGGGCACCCGCGGGGGTTGGCGAACCTCTTCGGCGTGGAGATGTGGGAGCGCTTCTCCTTCTACGGGATGCAGGGCATCCTCGCCATCTACCTCTATCACTCGGTCGCGGCAGGCGGGCTCGGCCAGCCGGAGGCCGCGGCGACCAGCATCGTGGGCGCGTACGGCGGTCTGGTCTATTTGTCGACAATCGTCGCGGCCTGGGTCGCTGACCGGCTGCTCGGCTCTGAACGCACGCTGTTCTTCAGCGCCTTGCTGGTGATGGCGGGGCACATCGCGCTCGCGGTCGTGCCGGGACTGGCCGGGGTGGGCATCGGCCTGGTCTGCGTGGCCCTCGGCAGCGGCGGGATCAAAGGCAACGCCACCGCGCTGGTCGGCACGCTTTACGCGGAGAAGGACCCGCGCCGGGACGGCGGCTTTTCGCTGTTCTACATGGGCATCAATCTCGGTGCGCTGGTCGGCCCGCTGATCACCGGGTGGGTGCAGCAAGAGATCGGTTTCCACCTCGGGTTCGGGGTCGCGGCGCTCGGCATGGCGATCGGGCTCGTCCAGTACAGCCTCGGCAGGCGCAATCTCCCGGACGCGGCGCGGACGGTTCCGAACCCGCTCCCCGCCGGGCAGCGAGGCGGTGCTGTCGGCGTCGGCCTGGCGGTCGTGGCCGTCGTGTTCGTCGCGGTGCTGCTGGGCTGGGTCACCGCGGGCAACCTCGCCACCGTCACCGCGCTGGTGATCACCGCGGGCTCGATCGTGCTTTTCGCGATCTTGCTCACCAGCCGCAAGGTCACCCGGATCGAGCGGCGCCGGGTGGTGTCGTTCATTCCGATGTTCGTGGCCAGTGTCGTCTTCTGGTCGCTGTACCAGCAGCAGTTCACGGTGGTCGCGATCTACGCGGACAAGCGGCTCGATCGCGACCTGTTCGGCTGGACGATGCCGGTGTCCTGGGTGAACACGATCAACCCGGTCTTCATCGTCGTGTTCGCCGGCGTCTTCGCCGCGCTCTGGACCCGGCTCGGCGACCGGCAGCCGGCGACGCCGATCAAATTCGCCCTCGGCACCGGGCTGATGGGCGTCGCCTTCCTGCTGTTCCTGCCGACCGCCGACAGCGCGACGCGGACTCCGCTGCTGATGCTGGTGCTGATCCTGTTCGTCTTCACCCTCGCGGAGCTGAATCTGTCCCCGGTCGGGCTTTCGCTGTCGACGAAACTGGCTCCCGAGGCGTATCCGGCTCAGATGGTCGCGTTGTTCTTCCTTTCGGTCGCCCTCGGCAGCGCGCTGTCGGGTGCGCTGGCCGGGTACTACTCGCTGGACAACGAGACTCCGTACTTCGGCATTCTCGGCGGTATCGCGGTGCTGGTGGGCTTGCTGATCGCGGCCGCGTCGCCGATGATCCGCAAGCTGATGTCCGGCGTGCGCTGA
- the nhaA gene encoding Na+/H+ antiporter NhaA, translating to MTPARAVAEFARFLRTETTGGLILLAATAVALIWANSPLAPAYEALRDFRLGPEFLHLNLSLGDWAKDGLLALFFFVAGLELKRELVVGELSRWRQAVLPVIAAIGGMVVPAVLALAVAWGAPGVDRAWAIPVATDIAFALGVLALTASNLPSSARVFLLSLAVVDDLGAILVIAILFTSSFNLIAAAVALVALGLYAFLQHKRVRTPWLYVPIALITWVAVHSAGIHATIAGVALGLLTRVREDEGEEEAPAVRLEHRLQPWSAAVAVPVFALFAAGISVNGDALSTVFTTALPLAVLIGLVVGKFVGIFGASLLAVKLHVAEKPSGMSWRDVAALSVLGGVGFTVSLLIAELALPGEAAEVAKAAVLIASAIASLTAALLLLRRSRVHAKAA from the coding sequence GTGACCCCAGCCCGCGCCGTCGCCGAATTCGCCCGTTTCCTCCGCACGGAGACCACCGGCGGGCTGATCCTGCTCGCCGCCACCGCGGTAGCGCTGATCTGGGCCAACTCTCCGCTCGCCCCGGCTTACGAGGCGCTGCGCGACTTCCGGCTCGGCCCGGAATTCCTGCACCTCAACCTCTCGCTCGGAGACTGGGCGAAGGACGGCCTGCTCGCGCTGTTCTTCTTCGTCGCCGGGCTTGAACTCAAACGAGAACTGGTGGTCGGCGAGCTGTCCCGGTGGCGGCAGGCGGTGCTGCCGGTGATCGCCGCGATCGGCGGGATGGTCGTGCCCGCGGTGCTCGCGCTCGCGGTCGCCTGGGGCGCGCCGGGCGTCGACCGGGCGTGGGCGATCCCGGTGGCCACGGACATCGCGTTCGCGCTCGGCGTGCTCGCGCTGACCGCGTCGAACCTGCCCAGCAGCGCGCGAGTGTTCCTGCTTTCCCTTGCCGTGGTGGACGACCTTGGCGCGATTCTCGTCATCGCGATCCTCTTCACCAGCAGTTTCAACCTGATCGCGGCGGCGGTCGCGCTGGTCGCGCTCGGCCTGTACGCCTTCCTGCAGCACAAACGCGTCCGCACGCCGTGGCTGTACGTGCCGATCGCGCTGATCACCTGGGTCGCGGTGCACTCGGCGGGCATCCACGCGACGATCGCCGGCGTCGCCCTCGGGCTCCTTACCCGGGTCCGCGAGGACGAGGGCGAGGAGGAAGCGCCCGCGGTCCGGCTCGAACACCGGTTGCAGCCGTGGTCAGCGGCGGTGGCGGTGCCGGTGTTCGCCTTGTTCGCCGCGGGGATTTCGGTGAACGGCGACGCGCTGTCGACGGTTTTCACCACCGCGTTGCCACTGGCTGTCCTCATCGGACTGGTCGTCGGGAAGTTCGTCGGGATCTTCGGCGCGAGCCTGCTGGCGGTGAAGCTGCACGTGGCGGAAAAGCCCAGCGGAATGAGCTGGCGAGACGTGGCCGCGCTGTCCGTGCTCGGCGGCGTGGGGTTCACCGTCAGCCTGCTGATCGCCGAACTCGCGCTGCCCGGCGAAGCGGCTGAAGTGGCCAAGGCGGCGGTCTTGATCGCCTCGGCGATCGCCTCGCTGACGGCCGCTTTGCTGCTCTTGCGGCGCAGCCGCGTACACGCGAAGGCGGCTTGA
- a CDS encoding phage holin family protein yields the protein MSSPKHERTSPDGVGAVPYLPLSSDEEAAASEQSIGKLVGDATQHLSTLVRAEIELAKAELAQEAKKALKGTVFFLIALTVFLYSTFFLFLLIAEGLSDWWGIRWPAFATVFGLMLVTTAATAFLGWRKVKKLRAPERTITSVKETAEAFKRKPAEDADLPSTQG from the coding sequence GTGAGCAGCCCCAAACACGAGCGCACCAGCCCCGACGGCGTGGGGGCCGTGCCGTACCTGCCCCTGTCCAGCGACGAGGAAGCCGCGGCGAGCGAGCAGTCCATCGGCAAGCTCGTCGGCGACGCCACCCAGCACCTGTCGACGCTGGTCCGCGCCGAAATCGAGCTGGCGAAAGCCGAGCTGGCGCAGGAAGCGAAGAAGGCGCTCAAGGGGACGGTCTTCTTCCTGATCGCCCTCACCGTCTTTCTGTACAGCACCTTCTTCCTGTTCCTGCTGATCGCCGAGGGCCTGTCGGACTGGTGGGGCATCCGCTGGCCCGCGTTCGCGACGGTGTTCGGCCTGATGCTGGTCACCACGGCCGCGACGGCGTTCCTCGGCTGGCGCAAGGTGAAGAAGCTGCGCGCGCCGGAACGCACCATCACCAGCGTCAAGGAGACGGCCGAGGCGTTCAAGCGCAAGCCGGCCGAGGACGCCGACCTGCCCTCGACGCAGGGCTGA
- a CDS encoding alpha/beta fold hydrolase, producing MELTPDPSSVRVDGPWTHRDVSANGIRLHVAECGEGPLVLLLHGFAGFWWTWRHQLPALADAGFRAVAVDLRGYGDSDKPPRGYDAWTLAGDVGGLIKALGARRAHLVGHAWGGMLAWTVAALHPRLVSSVTAIGAAHPLAFKSAVKRPSSQIRAVGHLFRFQIPMAPEKWLVRDNAAAVEELFTKWSGETWRASTDFTETVPAFRQAMLVPGVAHSALEYYRWAFRAQFRGEGRRFTDAVGTRINAPVLQLHGADDTCILPETALASVHWAGPHSEPKIWPALGHFPHLEDPNRVTKSVVDFIS from the coding sequence GTGGAGCTGACGCCGGACCCGTCGAGCGTGCGGGTCGACGGGCCGTGGACGCATCGCGACGTCTCGGCCAACGGCATCCGCCTGCACGTAGCCGAATGCGGCGAGGGCCCGTTAGTGCTGCTCCTGCACGGGTTCGCGGGTTTCTGGTGGACCTGGCGGCACCAGCTGCCCGCACTGGCCGACGCGGGTTTCCGCGCGGTAGCGGTAGATCTGCGCGGCTACGGCGACTCGGACAAGCCCCCGCGCGGCTACGACGCGTGGACGCTGGCGGGGGATGTCGGCGGCCTGATCAAGGCCCTAGGCGCCCGCCGGGCACACTTGGTGGGCCACGCCTGGGGCGGCATGCTCGCGTGGACAGTCGCGGCACTGCACCCGCGCCTGGTGTCGTCGGTGACCGCGATCGGCGCCGCACACCCGCTGGCGTTCAAGTCCGCGGTGAAGCGCCCCAGCAGCCAGATCCGCGCAGTAGGCCACCTCTTCCGCTTCCAGATCCCGATGGCCCCGGAAAAGTGGCTGGTCCGCGACAACGCGGCGGCGGTGGAAGAGCTGTTCACCAAATGGTCGGGCGAAACCTGGCGAGCCTCCACGGATTTCACCGAGACCGTCCCCGCGTTCCGCCAAGCCATGCTGGTCCCCGGCGTAGCCCACTCCGCCCTGGAGTACTACCGCTGGGCCTTCCGCGCCCAATTCCGCGGCGAAGGCAGACGCTTCACCGACGCGGTCGGCACCCGCATCAACGCCCCCGTACTCCAGCTACACGGCGCGGACGACACCTGCATCCTCCCGGAAACCGCGCTGGCGTCAGTCCACTGGGCAGGCCCGCACAGCGAACCGAAAATCTGGCCAGCCCTCGGCCACTTCCCCCACCTGGAAGACCCAAACCGAGTGACAAAGTCCGTTGTGGACTTCATCAGCTAA